In a genomic window of Mycolicibacter heraklionensis:
- a CDS encoding DUF2804 domain-containing protein, producing the protein MVTHEREITDPVDLCTPSGSLNPAAVGWTRTPLHRSNLRGWGRAKRWEYWCVTTPTHLIAVTVASLDYLGVSNVYFFDYSGREVSRSCLHPAGWGITLPPSLGDGPAAARGLITIDLTTEPDGTRIRFSCKTSAGPMTGDLFVALPPGHETLAVVVPWGERRFQYTAKHTARPASGVVRVGDTRYDFEGGWGVLDHGRGRWPANTVWNWGAASGPTDGHTVGLQLGGKWTVGTGSTENALCVDGRLSKIGAELDWHYPEYAGPWTIRTPGSDQVELTFTPFHHRSPLPGTHQCFGHYDGRIRTDDGTSVAVDGLLGWAEQVHMLW; encoded by the coding sequence ATGGTGACCCATGAGCGCGAGATCACCGACCCGGTCGATCTGTGCACCCCATCCGGGTCGCTGAACCCGGCCGCGGTGGGCTGGACCCGAACCCCGTTGCACCGCAGTAATCTTCGCGGGTGGGGCCGCGCCAAGCGGTGGGAGTACTGGTGCGTGACGACGCCCACCCACCTGATCGCGGTGACCGTCGCGAGCCTGGACTATCTCGGCGTGAGCAATGTGTACTTCTTCGACTATTCCGGCCGTGAGGTGAGTCGGAGCTGTCTGCACCCGGCCGGCTGGGGAATCACCCTGCCGCCCAGTCTCGGAGACGGACCGGCCGCCGCCCGCGGCCTGATCACGATCGACCTCACCACCGAGCCCGACGGCACCCGGATCCGGTTCTCCTGCAAGACCTCTGCCGGACCCATGACCGGTGACCTGTTTGTGGCATTGCCGCCCGGACACGAGACGCTGGCGGTGGTGGTGCCGTGGGGCGAGCGGAGATTCCAGTACACCGCCAAGCACACCGCGCGGCCGGCGTCGGGCGTCGTGCGGGTCGGTGACACCCGCTACGACTTCGAGGGCGGATGGGGTGTGCTCGACCACGGGCGCGGCCGCTGGCCGGCCAACACCGTATGGAACTGGGGTGCCGCCTCCGGGCCCACCGACGGCCACACGGTCGGCCTGCAGCTGGGCGGCAAGTGGACGGTGGGCACCGGCAGCACCGAGAATGCGCTCTGCGTCGACGGCCGACTGAGCAAGATCGGTGCCGAACTGGACTGGCATTACCCCGAATACGCCGGGCCGTGGACGATCCGCACGCCCGGCTCCGACCAGGTGGAGCTGACGTTCACCCCGTTCCACCACCGGTCACCGCTGCCCGGCACCCACCAGTGTTTCGGGCACTACGACGGT
- a CDS encoding metallophosphoesterase family protein: protein MNTHEPRAADGPTLWAISDLHTGHLGNKPITEALHPATGDDWLIVAGDVAERTDEIRWALDLLRKRFDKVIWVPGNHELWTTNKDPMQIFGRSRYDYLVDMCDQMGVITPEHPFPVWTEQGGPATIVPMFLLYDYTFLPAGATSKAEGLAIARENNVVATDEFLLSPEPYGTRDAWCRDRVAVTRKRLENLDWMTPTVLVNHFPMVRQPCDALFYPEFSLWCGTVETADWHTRYNATCSVYGHLHIPRTTFYDGVRFEEVSVGYPREWRRRRPHRWLRQILPDPQYPPGYLNEFGGHFAITDEMREASAKFAERLRQRQAR, encoded by the coding sequence GTGAACACCCACGAGCCAAGGGCTGCAGACGGCCCGACCCTGTGGGCGATCTCCGATTTGCACACCGGCCACCTGGGCAATAAGCCGATCACCGAGGCGCTGCATCCGGCCACCGGGGACGACTGGTTGATCGTCGCCGGCGACGTCGCGGAGCGCACCGACGAGATCCGCTGGGCACTGGATCTGCTGCGGAAACGCTTCGACAAGGTGATCTGGGTTCCCGGCAACCACGAGCTGTGGACCACCAACAAGGATCCGATGCAGATATTCGGGCGCTCGCGCTACGACTATCTGGTCGACATGTGTGACCAGATGGGCGTCATCACGCCCGAGCACCCCTTCCCGGTCTGGACCGAGCAGGGTGGCCCCGCCACCATCGTGCCGATGTTCCTGCTCTACGACTACACCTTCCTGCCGGCCGGCGCGACGAGCAAGGCCGAAGGTCTGGCCATCGCGCGGGAGAACAACGTGGTGGCCACCGACGAGTTCCTGCTGTCGCCCGAGCCCTACGGCACCCGTGACGCGTGGTGCCGCGACCGGGTCGCGGTGACCCGCAAACGCCTCGAAAACCTCGACTGGATGACGCCGACCGTGCTGGTCAACCATTTCCCGATGGTGCGCCAGCCCTGCGACGCGCTGTTCTACCCGGAGTTCTCGCTGTGGTGCGGCACCGTGGAAACCGCCGACTGGCACACCCGTTACAACGCGACGTGTTCGGTCTATGGCCACCTGCACATCCCGCGCACCACGTTCTACGACGGCGTGCGCTTCGAAGAGGTCTCGGTGGGCTATCCGCGGGAATGGCGTCGCCGCCGGCCGCATCGGTGGCTGCGCCAGATACTGCCCGATCCGCAGTACCCGCCCGGTTACCTCAACGAGTTCGGCGGCCACTTCGCCATCACCGATGAGATGCGCGAGGCCAGCGCGAAGTTCGCCGAACGGCTACGCCAACGGCAGGCGCGATGA
- the truB gene encoding tRNA pseudouridine(55) synthase TruB translates to MSTPPPAGLVIVDKPAGITSHDVVSRCRRIFGTRKVGHAGTLDPMATGVLVIGIERATKILGLLTTSQKSYAATIRLGQTTSTEDAEGEVLATTSAAHITDDQIAAAIAGLCGDIEQVPSAVSAIKVAGKRSYQLAREGRAVELPARPVRIERFELLAVRRDEPFVDLDVEVDCSAGTYIRALARDVGSELGVGGHLRALRRTRAGSFGLDQARTLDELGESAALSYSLDAACLQTFPRRDLTVDEALDVSHGRPLAPAGIDGIYAATDAEGRVIALLEDSGRRTKSVVVVRPATL, encoded by the coding sequence GTGAGCACGCCGCCGCCGGCCGGTCTGGTGATCGTCGACAAGCCCGCCGGAATCACCAGTCACGACGTCGTTTCGCGGTGTCGCAGGATCTTCGGGACCCGCAAGGTCGGCCACGCCGGCACGCTGGACCCGATGGCCACCGGGGTGCTGGTGATCGGCATCGAACGGGCGACCAAGATTCTGGGATTGCTGACCACCTCGCAGAAGTCCTACGCCGCCACCATCCGATTGGGCCAAACCACCTCGACAGAGGACGCCGAGGGCGAGGTGCTGGCGACGACTTCGGCGGCGCACATCACCGATGACCAGATCGCCGCGGCGATCGCCGGACTGTGCGGTGATATCGAGCAGGTCCCCTCCGCGGTCAGCGCCATCAAGGTCGCCGGCAAGCGGTCCTACCAGCTGGCCAGGGAAGGCCGCGCCGTCGAACTGCCCGCCCGGCCGGTGCGCATCGAACGCTTCGAGTTGCTGGCGGTACGGCGCGACGAGCCGTTCGTCGATCTGGACGTCGAGGTGGACTGCTCGGCGGGAACCTACATCCGGGCACTGGCCCGTGACGTGGGCAGCGAGCTGGGAGTGGGCGGGCACCTGAGGGCACTGCGGCGCACCCGCGCCGGCAGCTTCGGGCTGGACCAGGCTCGCACCCTCGACGAACTGGGGGAGAGTGCAGCGCTGAGCTACAGCCTGGATGCCGCCTGCCTGCAAACCTTTCCGCGCCGGGACCTCACCGTCGACGAGGCACTCGACGTCAGTCACGGCCGGCCGCTGGCACCGGCAGGCATCGACGGCATCTACGCGGCAACCGACGCCGAGGGGCGAGTGATCGCACTACTGGAGGACTCGGGACGACGGACCAAGTCGGTGGTCGTCGTCCGGCCGGCAACGCTATAG
- a CDS encoding DUF3558 domain-containing protein, translating into MLTKLRLITALGALVMAVVMVWQQTPPGNDVAGKSGVQLRSTAMPLAPPTTSSKAVNITNPRPFDACEDIPYDVIAQLGLAFTPPKPVEGVRCEFDAGNYQMAVETYVWRSYDESIPADAIEMDINGHRAAQYWVMKPTEWNNRWWFSCMVAFKTSYGLIQQSLYYSPVYSSPDVDCPTENLMRAHQLAPHYKY; encoded by the coding sequence ATGCTCACCAAACTGCGTCTGATCACCGCGTTGGGGGCGCTGGTGATGGCCGTCGTGATGGTCTGGCAACAGACACCCCCCGGCAATGACGTCGCCGGCAAGTCCGGGGTCCAGTTGCGGTCCACCGCGATGCCGCTGGCACCCCCGACTACCTCGAGCAAAGCGGTCAACATCACCAACCCACGCCCGTTCGACGCCTGCGAGGACATCCCCTACGACGTCATCGCACAGTTGGGGCTGGCGTTCACGCCGCCAAAGCCGGTCGAGGGCGTGCGCTGCGAATTCGACGCCGGCAACTACCAGATGGCCGTCGAGACGTACGTCTGGCGCAGCTACGACGAGTCCATCCCGGCCGATGCGATCGAGATGGACATCAACGGGCACCGGGCGGCGCAGTACTGGGTGATGAAGCCCACCGAGTGGAACAACCGGTGGTGGTTCTCCTGCATGGTGGCGTTCAAGACCAGCTACGGCCTGATCCAGCAGTCGCTGTACTACTCGCCGGTGTACTCCAGCCCGGACGTGGACTGCCCCACCGAGAACCTGATGCGCGCCCACCAGCTGGCTCCGCACTACAAGTACTGA
- the pptT gene encoding 4'-phosphopantetheinyl transferase PptT, whose protein sequence is MSKLLDGVLEGAPTGSLAWAERYDDPPGLAPLPEEEPLVARSVAKRRNEFVTARYCARLALEELGQPPVAILKGEKGEPAWPDGVVGSLTHCAGFRGAVVGRSVDVRSVGIDAEPHDVLPDGVLNAVSLPAERVELEALPQDRHWDRILFCAKEATYKAWFPLTRRWLGFEDAHITFDPDGTFASRILIDPAALSGPPLTELRGRWSVASGLVLTAIVL, encoded by the coding sequence ATGAGCAAGCTGCTGGACGGGGTGCTCGAAGGAGCGCCGACAGGTTCGCTGGCCTGGGCCGAGCGCTACGACGATCCGCCCGGGCTGGCTCCACTGCCCGAGGAAGAGCCGCTGGTTGCCCGCTCGGTCGCCAAACGCCGCAACGAATTCGTCACCGCGCGCTACTGTGCCCGGCTGGCGTTGGAAGAGCTCGGGCAACCGCCGGTCGCGATCCTCAAAGGGGAGAAGGGCGAGCCTGCTTGGCCGGACGGCGTTGTCGGCAGCCTGACGCACTGCGCGGGTTTCCGCGGCGCGGTGGTGGGCCGCAGCGTCGACGTGCGGTCGGTGGGTATCGACGCCGAGCCGCATGACGTGTTGCCCGACGGCGTGCTCAACGCGGTCAGCCTTCCCGCCGAGCGTGTCGAGCTTGAGGCGCTGCCGCAGGACCGGCACTGGGACCGAATCCTGTTCTGCGCCAAGGAAGCCACCTACAAGGCGTGGTTTCCGCTGACCAGGCGGTGGCTGGGCTTCGAGGATGCCCACATCACTTTTGACCCCGACGGAACCTTTGCCTCCCGCATCCTGATCGACCCCGCGGCGCTGTCCGGGCCGCCGTTGACCGAGCTGCGCGGGCGCTGGTCGGTGGCGAGCGGTCTGGTGCTGACGGCGATCGTGCTGTGA